The Juglans regia cultivar Chandler chromosome 2, Walnut 2.0, whole genome shotgun sequence genome includes a window with the following:
- the LOC108980921 gene encoding protein FAR1-RELATED SEQUENCE 9-like, with translation MARINAVLNDEGGYTLSKVILDHTHVCSPKKARHFRCFKKVDARVAKRLEINDEAGIRLSKNFKAVVVEAGGYENVPFGDKECRNYIEKARQLRLGVGGSTALCNYFQDMQKRNPDFFYKIDVDNDMRLINVFWADARSRAAYESFGDVIVFDTTYLTNVYKMPFAPFVGVNHHGQSILLGCGLISNEDANTFEWLFESWLKCMNDQPPNAIITDQDKAMKIAISRVFPTSRHRFCLWHIMKKLPEKFGSHSRYEEIKSTLHRCIYDSLSVLEFESQWLDMLDTYDLHENAWLVSLYTDRRFWVPTYVRDTFWAGMSTTQWSEGMNAFFDDYVNSKTTLKQFVEQYDLALKRKVENETIADFNSFNTEIPYITRYPLEKQFQKAYTIAKFKKVQEELRGFLYLTTSLLRCEGGRSTFEVADEIQVGDDLLKHATFTVKIDEDPLDVKCSCKLFEFRGILCRHTLRILTQLGKHIVPSKYILDRWRKDVKRKYNFVKTSYDASSSDDARRYDRIQNCFYELCSNASKSESSCVKLINQIEQLKVQFPGIADPVTSTGDMTVDRDTCIRGTTVDPVTSMGGTTGRVLSPLVVRSKGRPPSKRKVHPAEKSLKKSSTRRRLHHDEVERGSHAPDECTVSDTHHEAPQTQDQQSQVWTHAPDFFATPSTATNYSGIGWTAPPSQYTPHQVYAPNLFGIGQTAPPSQYMPHQIYTMDFVGMGQTAPPSQAQLRGLHISEEDNDARN, from the exons ATGGCGAGGATTAACGCGGTACTGAATGATGAAGGTGGATATACCCTATCTAAAGTGATCTTGGATCATACACATGTTTGCAGTCCGAAAAAGGCAAGGCATTTTAGATGCTTTAAGAAGGTTGATGCTCGTGTGGCGAAGAGActtgaaataaatgatgagGCGGGAATAAGATTGTCAAAAAATTTCAAGGCTGTGGTTGTTGAGGCGGGGGGGTACGAGAATGTGCCATTCGGGGATAAGGAGTGTCGAAACTACATTGAGAAAGCTAGACAACTTCGCCTCGGGGTTGGAGGTTCTACAGCTCTATGTAACTATTTCCAAgatatgcaaaaaagaaatccggattttttttataaaatagatgttgACAATGACATGCGGTTAATAAATGTGTTTTGGGCAGATGCCCGCAGTAGAGCGGCGTATGAATCATTCGGGGATGTCATTGTCTTCGACACAACATATTTGACTAATGTGTATAAAATGCCTTTTGCACCGTTTGTGGGTGTGAACCATCATGGTCAATCAATTTTATTGGGGTGCGGATTGATATCCAATGAGGACGCTAATACATTCGAGTGGTTGTTTGAGTCATGGTTGAAGTGTATGAATGACCAACCACCTAATGCAATCATCACAGACCAAGATAAGGCCATGAAAATTGCAATATCGAGGGTGTTTCCAACGTCTAGACATCGTTTCTGCTTGTGGCATATAATGAAAAAGCTTCCTGAAAAGTTTGGATCACATTCTCGATATGAGGAAATCAAGAGTACTTTGCATAGGTGCATTTATGACTCTTTGAGTGTGCTTGAATTTGAATCACAGTGGCTTGATATGCTCGATACCTATGATCTGCATGAGAATGCATGGTTGGTATCATTATATACTGATCGCCGTTTCTGGGTGCCGACGTATGTTAGAGACACATTTTGGGCAGGTATGTCAACTACACAGTGGAGTGaaggcatgaatgcattttttgatgATTACGTTAACTCTAAAACAACATTGAAACAATTTGTTGAGCAGTATGATTTAGCCCTTAAGAGGAAGGTGGAGAATGAAACAATTGCggattttaattcatttaacaCGGAGATTCCGTACATCACTCGCTATCCTCTTGAGAAGCAATTTCAAAAGGCATATACAAttgctaaatttaaaaaagtacaaGAGGAATTGCGAGGATTTCTTTATTTAACTACTTCATTATTGCGATGTGAGGGTGGTAGAAGTACATTCGAAGTTGCCGATGAGATTCAAGTTGGTGATGACTTGTTAAAGCATGCAACCTTCACTGTCAAAATTGATGAAGATCCCCTTGATGTTAAATGCAGCTGTAAATTGTTTGAGTTTAGGGGCATATTATGCAGGCACACTCTACGTATCTTGACTCAGCTGGGTAAGCATATAGTACCTTCGAAATACATCTTAGATCGGTGGAGGAAGGATGTAAAGCGTAAATACAACTTCGTGAAAACTAGTTATGACGCTAGTAGCAGCGATGATGCCCGAAGGTACGATAGGATCCAGAATTGCTTCTATGAGCTGTGTTCCAATGCTTCAAAGTCCGAGAGCAGTTGTGTGAAATTGATTAATCAGATAGAACAGTTGAAGGTACAGTTCCCAGGTATTGCTGATCCAGTTACTTCCACGGGGGACATGACAGTTGATCGAGATACTTGCATAAGGGGCACGACAGTTGATCCAGTTACGTCTATGGGAGGCACGACAGGTAGAGTTCTTAGTCCGTTGGTAGTTCGGAGTAAGGGAAGACCACCGTCTAAGAGAAAAGTGCATCCTGCTGAGAAGAGTCTTAAAAAATCTAGTACGAGGAGACGATTACACCACGACGAAGTTgag CGGGGTAGTCACGCTCCAGATGAATGCACTGTCAGCGACACACATCATGAGGCTCCTCAAACCCAa GATCAACAAAGTCAAGTTTGGACACATGCACCGGATTTTTTTGCTACACCTTCGACTGCTACGAATTATTCTGGCATTGGATGGACTGCTCCCCCCTCACAG TACACGCCTCATCAAGTATATGCGCCGAATTTATTTGGTATTGGACAGACTGCTCCTCCCTCACAG TATATGCCTCATCAAATATACACTATGGATTTTGTTGGTATGGGACAGACTGCTCCTCCTTCACAG GCGCAATTGAGAGGATTGCATATTTCGGAAGAGGATAATGATGCGAGAAATTAA
- the LOC109013307 gene encoding peptidyl-prolyl cis-trans isomerase NIMA-interacting 4, producing the protein MGKDSKSKDSGSKGKGKQAAGGADENSSKGKGKGGKAADGLGTCTYVKARHILCEKQGKINEAYKKLDDGWLSNGDKVPPAEFAKVAQEYSECPSGKKGGDLGWFPRGKMAGPFQEVAFSTPVGATSAPFKSTHGYHIILSEGRKN; encoded by the exons ATGGGAAAGGACTCGAAGTCAAAGGACTCCGGATCAAAGGGAAAGGGAAAACAGGCTGCAGGTGGAGCTGATGAGAATTCATCTAAGGGTAAAGGGAAAGGTGGGAAGGCAGCAGATGGGCTTGGCACCTGCACATATGTCAAAg CAAGGCACATCTTATGTGAGAAGCAAGGAAAAATTAATGAAGCTTACAAGAAGCTGGATGATGGTTGGCTCAGCAATGGAGATAAGGTTCCTCCAGCTGAGTTTGCAAAG GTAGCTCAAGAATACTCAGAATGCCCATCAGGGAAGAAAGGTGGAGATCTTGGATGGTTTCCACGTGGTAAGATGGCTGGGCCATTTCAGGAGGTTGCCTTTAGCACACCTGTTGGAGCTACCAGTGCACCATTCAAATCAAC ACATGGATACCACATTATCTTATCTGAAGGGAGAAAGAACTGA
- the LOC109013312 gene encoding uncharacterized mitochondrial protein AtMg00860-like gives MANGDQLNNEGKVLGVNLVVQGQLFNVDIGDAETHLAHLKVTLDILRENQLFAKLSKCTFGCTRISYLGHLISGQEVWADIEKLKAMMQWPIPKSLKALRGFLGLTSYYKRFVCGYGAIAAKLTSLLKKDNFSWDEET, from the exons ATGGCAAATGGTGACCAACTCAACAATGAAGGGAAAGTCCTTGGGGTCAATCTCGTTGTCCAAGGTCAACTTTTCAATGTGGATAT CGGGGATGCAGAAACACATTTGGCCCACCTCAAGGTGACTCTTGACATTCTAAGGGAGAACCAGCTATTTGCTAAGTTGAGCAAGTGCACATTTGGGTGTACAAGAATTTCCTACCTAGGCCATCTAATCTCAGGCCAAGAGGTTTGGGCAGACATAGAAAAGCTGAAGGCTATGATGCAATGGCCAATCCCCAAGTCCCTCAAGGCTTTAAGAGGCTTTCTGGGTTTAACTAGCTATTATAAGAGATTTGTTTGTGGATATGGGGCTATAGCAGCTAAGTTAACTTCTTTACTGAAGAAGGACAACTTTAGTTGGGATGAGGAAACATAA
- the LOC109013306 gene encoding galactoside 2-alpha-L-fucosyltransferase-like encodes MKRFKKNLDDDNGNHSEKRPDSDIHSFLVDPDRKSGYNPMRLMGITVVCLMVISVLFSASVILKDPPSDGIREASQTRVLQVGSEKGSEDDASQSFGLPKDKLLGGLLSAGFNKGSCLSRYQSVEYHKELLHKPSSYLISRLRRYEALHKQCGPYTESYNKTLEQLKSGHNTGPSECNYVVWISFSGLGNRILTLVSSFLYALLTNRVLLVDPGVDVADLLCEPFPDVSWFLPTDFPLKNQFNNFNQESPQCYGKMLKNTTISNLNRLMPPSVYLHLVHDYDDHDKLFFCDEDQHFLQKVPWLIMKTDNYFIPSLFLIPSLEQELMNLFPKKETVFHFLGRYLFHPTNQVWGLITRYYEAYLSKADERIGIQIRVFDIGTGPFQHVLDQILACAMKENLLPEINRQQHIISPSGTNKSKAVLMTSLSSGYFEKIRDMYWEHPTVTGEVVGIYQPSHEEYQQTEKLFHNRKAWAEMYLLSLSDVLVTSSWSTFGYVAQGLGGLRPWILYKPENRTAPNPPCQRAMSMEPCFHAPPFYDCKTKVGVDTGEIVPHVRHCEDMSWGLKLVD; translated from the exons ATGAAAAGGTTTAAGAAAAACCTGGATGATGATAACGGTAATCATTCAGAAAAGCGTCCAGATTCGGACATTCACAGTTTTCTGGTAGATCCTGATAGGAAATCCGGTTACAACCCAATGAGGCTGATGGGGATCACTGTGGTCTGTCTGATGGTTATTTCGGTTCTGTTTTCAGCGTCCGTGATTCTCAAAGACCCACCTTCCGATGGTATCAGGGAAGCTTCCCAAACAAGGGTTCTTCAAGTGGGATCCGAAAAAG GTTCAGAAGACGATGCCTCTCAGTCCTTTGGGCTGCCAAAGGATAAACTGCTTGGTGGCTTGCTTTCTGCTGGATTCAATAAAGGATCTTGTCTCAGCAGGTATCAGTCAGTTGAATATCACAAGGAACTATTGCACAAGCCTTCCTCTTACCTCATTTCCAGGTTGCGAAGATATGAAGCTCTCCATAAACAATGTGGTCCGTATACCGAATCATATAACAAAACCTTGGAGCAACTGAAATCTGGTCATAACACGGGACCCTCTGAATGTAATTATGTAGTTTGGATTTCCTTTAGTGGATTAGGGAATAGGATATTAACCCTGGTTTCATCATTTCTATATGCTCTCCTCACAAACCGAGTTCTACTTGTTGACCCCGGAGTTGACGTGGCTGATCTCTTATGTGAACCATTTCCAGATGTTTCCTGGTTTCTTCCCACAGATTTTCCCCTTAAAAATCAGTTCAACAACTTCAATCAGGAATCTCCCCAATGTTATGGAAAAATGCTGAAAAATACcaccatttcaaatttaaataggTTGATGCCACCTTCTGTCTACCTCCATCTAGTCCATGATTATGATGACCATGATAAGCTTTTCTTCTGTGATGAAGATCAACATTTTCTGCAGAAAGTTCCTTGGTTGATCATGAAAACAGATAACTACTTCATCCCCTCTCTTTTCTTAATCCCTTCTTTAGAGCAAGAATTGATGAATCTCTTCCCAAAGAAGGAAACCGTTTTCCACTTCTTGGGCCGATATCTCTTCCACCCCACAAATCAGGTGTGGGGACTCATTACCAGATACTATGAAGCATATTTATCTAAAGCAGATGAAAGAATAGGCATCCAGATCAGGGTCTTCGATATCGGGACTGGTCCTTTTCAACATGTGTTGGATCAGATCCTAGCTTGTGCGATGAAAGAGAATCTGTTGCCAGAAATCAACAGACAACAACACATTATCAGTCCGTCTGGAACTAATAAATCCAAAGCTGTGCTGATGACATCTTTAAGTTCTGGGTACTTTGAGAAGATTAGGGACATGTACTGGGAACATCCAACTGTAACAGGCGAGGTTGTTGGCATATACCAGCCGAGCCATGAAGAGTATCAACAAACAGAGAAGCTGTTTCACAACCGGAAGGCATGGGCAGAGATGTATTTACTGAGCCTCTCAGATGTGTTGGTCACAAGCTCATGGTCAACTTTTGGGTATGTGGCTCAGGGTCTTGGAGGGTTAAGGCCATGGATACTCTACAAGCCTGAGAATCGGACAGCACCGAACCCACCTTGTCAACGAGCCATGTCAATGGAACCTTGCTTCCATGCACCTCCCTTTTATGATTGCAAAACAAAAGTAGGGGTTGACACGGGTGAGATTGTTCCTCATGTGAGGCATTGCGAGGACATGAGTTGGGGCCTTAAGCTTGTTGATTAA